TCTTTCTCTCTATCAAGTTATATGAAATATTCAATGTCACGGATGAGCTATTTTGTAATTCGTTAAATGACTGAATAAATTCATTAAGGCTAAACTCTAAAACAAGGTCACCTTTTTTAGAAGATTTATAGCCATATACACCATGAAATAAATTCGAAGCTTCTAAAATATTTACCAGCTTATTTGCTATCGCTCTATTTGGACTCTCTGACCATGCCGATTGTGTAAATGCATACTCTTTATATTCTCCGATTCTATAACGCATATTGTTTGTTGCCAAAGAAGTGTTTACAAAAATCGGCATAACCTTGATTGAACGTTTTTGAGAGTTCGTGCTCTTGTTTGAGATTGTAACATCGGGATCTATTCTATAATCTGTTACCGTAGGTGTCGTAACACTACAACCGCTTAATATAAAAACAAGTACAATTAAAATAGTTTTCATCTTTTATTCTCCCGGTGCTTTTTTAGTTGCTTCACGCTTAAATAAGAAATCAGAAGGACTTCTTTCATACTCTTTTATGGCATTGTCAAATTTTAAAAGTGACTCTTGAAGTTCTAGAAGTGTACTGTTAAAACTAGGAATAACTTCAGAAGAGATCTCTTTAAAATTAAATTGACCGTCTTTCATAGCTGTTTTAAATTCTGTCATGGTAGAATCAATTTTTAAATAACTTTGTTTAATAGAACGTAAAGAAGCTGAAACATTATCTTCCCACTTTGCCGTTTTATCTACCAAATAACTTACTTTATCAGTTGCGATATCTAAATTTGCCATCGTATTTTGAAAATGTTTGATTGTTTTAGCATCCAACGCTTTGTCAAGTTTTCCAACTACACTACTTGTTGCACTAATAAGTTTCATGAACTCTTCTTGGTTCTCATCACTTAAAAGTTTCTCTGTCTGGTAAAGTGTTTCTGTTAGCCTGTCTGAAACATCTCCAAAAGATTTTTGGACATTTTGAAATATAGAAGGTGCTGTAGCGATAACGTAATAATCTTTCCCAGCTATCTTTACAACCTCTTGAATATGATTATCGCCGACTGTCAAATTGACATATGTTAAACCTGTAATTCCCTGAGCCGTTAAAACAGCAACTATGTTATCCTTTATAGGAGTACTTTTTTTAATAGTTACCTGTACTTCAACTTGTTCGGAATTATTTGGATTGATTCTAAGATTTGAAACCTTTCCGACACTGATACCGCGAAATTTGACAGGTGCATCAAGGTTCAAACCAAATACAGATTCATCAAAGTAAATTACATAGTGTTGTACTTCTTCCTCTTGTGTGGGCTTTAACATCCAATACGAAAACACTAAAACGGCCATCAAGCCCAATAATACAATAAACCCAACCAGTGTATAATTTACTTTATTATTCATAACTTCTCTTTAAAAAATGTTTTTACAAATTGATTCTCAAGCGGTATTTCGTCAAGAGAACCTTCATAGGCTACTTTTTTGTTGTCTAATATAGCTATTCTATCCAAAGTATCATAAATTGAACGCAAATCGTGAGAAACCATTATTATTGTTAAATTTAACATTTTACGGAGATCTAAAATAAGACGGTCAAATTCCCGTGCAGATATAGGGTCAAGTCCACTTGTCGGTTCATCTAAAAATAATAGTTTAGGATCTAATGCAAGTGCACGTGCTAACCCTGCTTTTTTTCTCATCCCTCCGCTTATTTGTGAAGGGTATAATTTGCCGTCTTCAGCTTTAAGTCCTACCAATTTTATTTTGAATTCTACTATCTCATCAATCATTGTTTTAGATAATTCTGTATATTCTACTAACGGAAGTGCAATATTTTCCGCAATTGTTAACGATGAGAATAAAGCACCGAATTGAAATAATACACCCCATTTACGTTTTAGTGAAAGTATCTCTTTTGTTGAAAGGTGTTCAATCTGTTTGCCTAAAACTTTTATAGAACCGTCATGAAACTCTTGAAGCATAACTATCTCACGCAGCAAAGTTGTTTTCCCACATCCACTTGGACCTAAAATCCCGTAAATTTCACCTTCATTTATACTCAGGCTTATATCATCATGGACAACTTTATCACCAAAAGCAGTTGTGAGATTTTTTACTTCAATAACTTTCATTATATCCCCAACTTTGTAAAAGCTATTGAGAAAAGAGCATCACACACAATAACCGCAAAGATAGATTCAACAACACTTTTCGTCGTGTTAAAACCTATACTTTGTGTGTCGTCTTTTACAACTAAACCTCTATAAATAGCTATAGTTGCAATCAAAAATGCGAAAAACGGTCCTTTAACTATCCCTACAAAAAAATGCTTAGCAGCAATCACTTCGTGAAAACGTTCTATAAACAATTCAGTTGTAATTTTAAGATCGAGGTTTGCAATAAGTATCCCGCCAAACATCCCTGTCATATCAGCGACAAAAATAAGTAAAGGCATTGTAATGCTGAGTGCAATGATGCGCGGCAGTACTAAAAATGCAAAAGGCTCAAAGCCCATTGTTTTCATCGCATCTATCTCTTGGGTGATTTTCATGGCACCAATTTGTGCCGTATATGCAGAACCGCTGCGCCCCGCTATTACTATTGCCGTCATCATAGGAGCAAGTTCTCTTAAAATCGAGAGTCCCAGCATATCAACTATAAATATATTTGCCCCATATATTTTTAATTGATACGCTGATTGATACGCAACAACAAGTCCTACAAGAAAACTTGTCAGGGCAATAATTCCGATTGCCTTTAATGCACTTTCATTTATCTCAAAAAAGATCTCTTTATAACGAATTTTATGGGGTGCTTTGAAATAAATTAAAAAAGCAACAAAAACTTTTCCCAAAAAATGCATAAAACGTAAAGATGATTGATAATAGTTATAGGCTGTTTTGCCTATTTTTTCATAAAGTTTCGGTTGGATTTGGACTTTTGGCTTCTTTATTCCGGAGCGTTTTGATTTAACTAAGTTGAGTGTAGATTGGAATGTGTCGTTTTGAATATTTACTTCATATGCAAGAGATTGTTTTTCCAGCTTTTGAAAGATTGTATCTAAAAAAAGGGCTGCACCGCTATCTAAAAATGTAATTTCTCTCAGGTCAAATTCAATGTCTTTAAATTGGGTAAAATCCAATGTTTGAATTTTCTTTTCAATTTGAGGAAGTTTATATACGGTAAATTCTCCTTTTATCTTTAGAAGAATTCCACCGTCATAAAGTTCTATTTGGAGTAAATTATCCATTGTAAGAGTATCTTTAAAAATCTCTCTCTAGTAGTTTGTTTACTTTTAAAAGAGTAATAATTTTATCTTCTTGTTTTCCTACGCCGTCAATAATAGTCTCTTCATCATTAATCGTATCTGGTGCCGGTCCAATATTTTCTTTTTTAATTCTAATCGCCATTGTCAGTCTGTCAATTACAAAACCTGCAACATCATCACCGTGACGCATCACAATAAAACGTGTATCTTCACCGTGTTTTTTAGACTCTAAACCGAATTTTGTACGTAAATCGATAAGTGGAATAACTGCTCCACGGAGATTAAAAACACCAAGAACATATTTTGGTACTTGCGGTACCCTTGTCCAAGTAAACGGCTTAATAATCTCTTGAATAGAGAGAATAGGCACTGCGTACTCTTCATCCCCTATCATGAAACCGACTAATTGAACTACATCGTCAAGCTGTCCGCCGACATCTTGCTGTTTTGATTGTTTATTTATAATCTCTTTTAATTTATCAGCCATTTAAGAACTCCGATTTAAAGTTTATATTTCTCTGTACTACGCTTGCTAAATAATCAGAAGAGTAAGGTTTTGTAATATATTCAACCATACCTGATTCAACACCGCGCAT
This sequence is a window from Sulfurimonas sp. C5. Protein-coding genes within it:
- a CDS encoding ABC-type transport auxiliary lipoprotein family protein; the protein is MKTILIVLVFILSGCSVTTPTVTDYRIDPDVTISNKSTNSQKRSIKVMPIFVNTSLATNNMRYRIGEYKEYAFTQSAWSESPNRAIANKLVNILEASNLFHGVYGYKSSKKGDLVLEFSLNEFIQSFNELQNSSSVTLNISYNLIERKTRKLIASKIITKTMQTDSLDAQGGVKALNSILAQTLEETVDWLGENSQ
- a CDS encoding MlaD family protein, with the translated sequence MNNKVNYTLVGFIVLLGLMAVLVFSYWMLKPTQEEEVQHYVIYFDESVFGLNLDAPVKFRGISVGKVSNLRINPNNSEQVEVQVTIKKSTPIKDNIVAVLTAQGITGLTYVNLTVGDNHIQEVVKIAGKDYYVIATAPSIFQNVQKSFGDVSDRLTETLYQTEKLLSDENQEEFMKLISATSSVVGKLDKALDAKTIKHFQNTMANLDIATDKVSYLVDKTAKWEDNVSASLRSIKQSYLKIDSTMTEFKTAMKDGQFNFKEISSEVIPSFNSTLLELQESLLKFDNAIKEYERSPSDFLFKREATKKAPGE
- a CDS encoding ATP-binding cassette domain-containing protein; translated protein: MKVIEVKNLTTAFGDKVVHDDISLSINEGEIYGILGPSGCGKTTLLREIVMLQEFHDGSIKVLGKQIEHLSTKEILSLKRKWGVLFQFGALFSSLTIAENIALPLVEYTELSKTMIDEIVEFKIKLVGLKAEDGKLYPSQISGGMRKKAGLARALALDPKLLFLDEPTSGLDPISAREFDRLILDLRKMLNLTIIMVSHDLRSIYDTLDRIAILDNKKVAYEGSLDEIPLENQFVKTFFKEKL
- a CDS encoding ABC transporter permease, translated to MDNLLQIELYDGGILLKIKGEFTVYKLPQIEKKIQTLDFTQFKDIEFDLREITFLDSGAALFLDTIFQKLEKQSLAYEVNIQNDTFQSTLNLVKSKRSGIKKPKVQIQPKLYEKIGKTAYNYYQSSLRFMHFLGKVFVAFLIYFKAPHKIRYKEIFFEINESALKAIGIIALTSFLVGLVVAYQSAYQLKIYGANIFIVDMLGLSILRELAPMMTAIVIAGRSGSAYTAQIGAMKITQEIDAMKTMGFEPFAFLVLPRIIALSITMPLLIFVADMTGMFGGILIANLDLKITTELFIERFHEVIAAKHFFVGIVKGPFFAFLIATIAIYRGLVVKDDTQSIGFNTTKSVVESIFAVIVCDALFSIAFTKLGI
- a CDS encoding chemotaxis protein CheW → MADKLKEIINKQSKQQDVGGQLDDVVQLVGFMIGDEEYAVPILSIQEIIKPFTWTRVPQVPKYVLGVFNLRGAVIPLIDLRTKFGLESKKHGEDTRFIVMRHGDDVAGFVIDRLTMAIRIKKENIGPAPDTINDEETIIDGVGKQEDKIITLLKVNKLLERDF